The nucleotide window TTGAGTGAATCATAATGCGCCCTCAAGGTTTTACTTAAAAAAATTTATGGCCCTGTTAATAATATAGTCGAAACTTCCAAATATGTTCGTTATTTTTTTTTCTGTATACCCTGATACTTTTTTCTGATATATTAAAAAAGTTATCACAATGATTGGTAAGCGATCGCATCTGTTTTTGGATGTGAAGGCGCAGTTATAATCCAGGATAACAAACTGAGCCGCTGAAAAGCTAAATTTATCACTTTTTGCAGGGCTAGATTCCCGGTTTTTGGAGAGAAACTCTGCCGCGAAAGGCAAAGTTTCTCTCCAAAAACCGGGTGAATCAATTTAACTCCTGACACAGCCAAGAAAAAATTCAGGAGTGGGGCTACTTAAGCATTGCCTGTTTTGTCACTTCCGAACAGCAACTCTAGAGCGAGAGATTGCGCCACAGGCATCTGTCCGAAACAAAATACATAAGGAATACTTGGAGGCAAGTGTGGCAAGAATTGCTCTAAAACGTAGGGACTTCCGTAAATTACCACAGCTTGCAGTTTTTGCGTCCTTAATAAATTATTAAACCAATCTTTAGCTGCTTGAGTCAAGCCAGCACTACCTCGGAAGCAATTACCGCGAATGAAAATTTGCAGCAGTGTCCCAGAAAAATGCTCGGTGCTTGAATTATCACTCACAGCGCCCGTGCGATCGTCAATTAGTTGCAATTCGTAACCCAACTGATCGGGAATGGCGATCGCCGGAGTGTGTTTCCCCAAAAACTCGCAACCCAAAACATCGTCCACCACAATCAAATTCCGCAAAAGCTGGTTCTGAGGGGACTTTTTCGCGACTAAAGGTAGCTTGCCACCAAATTTTAAAGAATCTCGCAAAATATCGGCAGCCGTTGCCCTTGCTTCTGTGGTTGCCAGCAAAATTAAATCGCTGCAACTCACCCCTTTGCTAAGGGCGGGTTGAGGTGGCTCGAATTTGGGATTTGTCGCTGTTTGCTCGATCGACAAACCTACCTTAATTTTTGCTTTCCAAATTCGCTTGACAGATTCCTTAATTTGTGACATAGAAATGCGCCCTTGAGTCACAGCTTCGCAGACAGCAAAAATCGCCCCTTCGGGGTCAAGCGGCATCAGCAAAACATCAGCACCAGCCTCAGCCGCCAAAACAGCAGCTTCATTAGCACCGTACTTATTGGCGATCGCACCCATCACCAAAGCATCAGTTACGATCAAACCATCAAATCCCAACTCTTGTCGCAGCTTCCCAATCAAAATTTTGCGAGAAAGAGTAGCGGGAAACTGGTCATCCCAAGCCGGAATCAGCAAGTGGGCGCTCATCACAGCATCGACCCCAGCGGCGATCGCCTCAACAAAAGGAGGCAACTCAACAGCAGCCAATCGATCGGGCGAATGCGGCAAAACCGGCAATTCCAAGTGAGAATCAACCGCCGTATCTCCATGGCCGGGAAAATGCTTAGCCGTAGTTAAAACCGGATGTTTGAGAGCGCCGCGAATAAAAGCACTTGCCAAATTGCCGACAATTTCCGGTGTCTCGCCAAAAGCGCGGACGTTAATCACCGGATTGTCAGGATTGTTGTTAACATCCACCACCGGTGCGAGAATCCAATTGAGACCGATCGCCCTAGCTTCGATCGCCGTCACAGCGCCCATTTGTTGAGCATAGCGAGTGGCCGCTTCTGGATCGTGCAGCGCAATTTCAGCAATAGCCATCGGCGGCCCGAACCAAGTCGCCCCCGCGAACCGCT belongs to Microcoleus sp. bin38.metabat.b11b12b14.051 and includes:
- a CDS encoding glycoside hydrolase family 3 N-terminal domain-containing protein; translated protein: MIDNLSLPELVAQMFVVRASGYLFDHQIRYRTWEPTADKLRYYLEKLGVGGVILVGGSAAELAVRSHQLQNAAKFPLLLAADIEEGVGQRFAGATWFGPPMAIAEIALHDPEAATRYAQQMGAVTAIEARAIGLNWILAPVVDVNNNPDNPVINVRAFGETPEIVGNLASAFIRGALKHPVLTTAKHFPGHGDTAVDSHLELPVLPHSPDRLAAVELPPFVEAIAAGVDAVMSAHLLIPAWDDQFPATLSRKILIGKLRQELGFDGLIVTDALVMGAIANKYGANEAAVLAAEAGADVLLMPLDPEGAIFAVCEAVTQGRISMSQIKESVKRIWKAKIKVGLSIEQTATNPKFEPPQPALSKGVSCSDLILLATTEARATAADILRDSLKFGGKLPLVAKKSPQNQLLRNLIVVDDVLGCEFLGKHTPAIAIPDQLGYELQLIDDRTGAVSDNSSTEHFSGTLLQIFIRGNCFRGSAGLTQAAKDWFNNLLRTQKLQAVVIYGSPYVLEQFLPHLPPSIPYVFCFGQMPVAQSLALELLFGSDKTGNA